A region of Streptomyces sp. NBC_01788 DNA encodes the following proteins:
- a CDS encoding universal stress protein, giving the protein MSTPPVVAAVDGSDDSLRALDWALDAARRRDAPLRAVHVRQYAALAQPDILVAGPPGDDGDPVLDQARAHLGERASGTEVEFAGLDGLPGALLPELGVEAQLLVLGSRGRGGFASLLLGSSSLAAARDADCPVVVVPRPGREVHGETAAGPGPRVVVGVNADSPDDAVLDFAFMEAALRGARLQVVAAYPWPPPAWVAPAEVTTLMVDQDAVENETRTLTEGFLAPYRTRHPDVPAEPHVAPGDAAGLLVAASRDAELVVVGRDRRRLLSPARMMASVTQAVLLHAAGPVAVIPPSPPEE; this is encoded by the coding sequence ATGAGCACCCCACCGGTCGTCGCCGCCGTCGACGGCTCCGACGACAGCCTGCGCGCCCTGGACTGGGCCCTCGACGCCGCCCGGCGGCGCGACGCGCCCCTGCGCGCGGTCCATGTCCGGCAGTACGCAGCCCTGGCCCAGCCCGACATCCTCGTCGCCGGACCGCCCGGCGACGACGGCGATCCGGTGCTCGACCAGGCACGCGCCCATCTGGGGGAACGCGCCTCCGGTACGGAGGTCGAGTTCGCCGGTCTGGACGGCCTTCCGGGCGCGCTGCTGCCCGAACTGGGTGTTGAAGCCCAGCTGTTGGTGCTTGGCTCACGGGGGCGCGGCGGCTTCGCCAGTCTGCTCCTCGGCTCCAGCAGCCTGGCCGCGGCCCGCGACGCCGACTGCCCGGTCGTCGTGGTGCCCCGGCCCGGCCGCGAGGTGCACGGCGAGACGGCGGCCGGCCCGGGGCCGCGGGTGGTCGTCGGCGTCAATGCCGACAGCCCCGACGACGCCGTGCTCGATTTCGCCTTCATGGAGGCCGCCCTGCGCGGGGCCCGGCTCCAGGTGGTCGCCGCCTACCCGTGGCCGCCTCCGGCCTGGGTGGCCCCGGCGGAGGTCACCACGCTCATGGTCGACCAGGACGCCGTGGAGAACGAGACCCGAACCCTGACCGAGGGCTTCCTCGCCCCGTACCGCACCCGCCACCCCGACGTGCCCGCCGAGCCCCACGTGGCGCCCGGCGACGCGGCCGGGCTGCTGGTCGCCGCCTCCCGCGACGCCGAGCTGGTCGTGGTCGGCCGCGACCGCCGGCGCCTGCTGTCACCGGCCCGCATGATGGCCTCGGTCACCCAGGCCGTCCTTCTGCACGCGGCCGGCCCCGTCGCGGTGATCCCTCCGTCACCGCCGGAGGAGTGA
- a CDS encoding DUF397 domain-containing protein encodes MAESTVKQHPLAGWDKPELDLSSAQWQSSSGGLGDVQIAFVEGFIAMRNGGRPESPFLIFTPAEWGAFMSGARHGEFNLT; translated from the coding sequence GTGGCCGAGAGCACTGTCAAGCAGCACCCGCTCGCGGGATGGGACAAGCCGGAACTGGATCTCAGCAGCGCGCAGTGGCAGTCCAGCAGCGGCGGCCTGGGAGATGTCCAGATCGCCTTCGTCGAGGGTTTCATCGCGATGCGCAACGGCGGCCGCCCGGAAAGCCCCTTCCTGATCTTCACCCCCGCCGAGTGGGGGGCGTTCATGTCAGGGGCACGGCACGGGGAGTTCAACCTCACCTGA
- a CDS encoding GNAT family N-acetyltransferase, which translates to MAEATPDAPALTLRPWRAADAADLVEAYRDEALRRWAGQVVDDGADAARWIRERQRDWETGDRFSFAVLEAQGPEGCERLVGHAVVKGLRRGVPSAEVGYWTAAHARGRGVAPRALLALTDWAFTLFGGRGPARLELLHQVDNTASCRVARTCGYEQAGILPAAPPDHPLDGHLHIRTRPGASAEKSPSRGLLTPGLDR; encoded by the coding sequence ATGGCGGAGGCGACCCCCGACGCCCCCGCGCTGACCCTGCGCCCCTGGCGCGCGGCGGACGCGGCCGACCTGGTCGAGGCGTACCGGGACGAGGCACTGCGCCGGTGGGCCGGTCAGGTCGTGGACGACGGGGCCGACGCGGCCCGGTGGATCCGGGAGCGGCAGCGGGACTGGGAGACGGGGGACCGCTTCTCGTTCGCCGTCCTGGAGGCGCAAGGCCCCGAGGGCTGCGAGCGTCTGGTGGGGCACGCCGTCGTCAAGGGCCTACGTCGTGGCGTCCCGTCCGCCGAGGTGGGCTACTGGACCGCCGCGCACGCACGCGGCAGGGGGGTGGCGCCCCGGGCCCTGCTGGCCCTGACCGACTGGGCCTTCACCCTGTTCGGGGGCCGGGGGCCGGCCCGGCTGGAGCTGCTGCACCAGGTGGACAACACGGCCTCCTGCCGGGTCGCGCGCACATGCGGGTACGAACAGGCCGGGATCCTGCCGGCGGCGCCGCCCGACCACCCACTCGACGGCCACCTGCACATCCGCACGCGGCCTGGCGCCTCTGCTGAAAAGTCCCCCTCACGTGGCCTGTTGACGCCGGGTCTCGATCGCTAG
- a CDS encoding acyl-CoA synthetase: MTPGHGSTVDGVLRRSARRTPARVAVEYGERAWTYAELDDAVSRAANVLLGQDLARGDRVSAYGHNSDAYLIGFLACARAGLVHVPVNQSLTGDDLAHIVGQSGSALVLTDPDLAGRLPAGTRTLPLRDADDSLLARLPSTLPYDGPEPRSDDLVQLLYTSGTTALPKGAMMTHRALVHEYLSAITALDFSAGDRPVHALPLYHSAQMHVFLLPYIAVGATNIVLDAPDGDRILDLVEAGRADSLFAPPTVWIGLAGRPDFATRDLGGLRKAYYGASIMPVPVLERLRERLPRLAFYNCFGQSEIGPLAMVLGPDEHKGRMDSCGRPVLFVDARVVDEEGNDVPDGTPGEIVYRSPQLCEGYWDRPEETAEAFRAGWFRSGDLAVRDPHGYYTVVDRVKDVINSGGVLVASRQVEDVLYTHPGVAEAAVVALPDERWIEAVTAFVVPCGEVTEAGLIAHAREKLASFKVPKKVIFVEELPRNASGKILKRELRDRFTAR, encoded by the coding sequence ATGACGCCTGGACACGGCAGTACGGTCGACGGAGTCCTGCGGCGCAGTGCCCGGCGCACCCCGGCACGCGTCGCCGTCGAGTACGGCGAGCGCGCCTGGACGTACGCCGAACTCGACGACGCCGTCTCCCGCGCGGCGAACGTCCTGCTCGGCCAGGACCTCGCCCGCGGCGACCGCGTCTCCGCCTACGGCCACAACTCCGACGCCTACCTGATCGGCTTCCTCGCCTGCGCCCGCGCCGGCCTGGTGCACGTGCCCGTCAACCAGAGCCTCACCGGCGACGATCTCGCCCACATCGTCGGCCAGTCGGGCAGCGCCCTGGTGCTCACCGACCCGGACCTGGCCGGGCGACTCCCGGCCGGAACAAGGACGTTGCCGCTGCGCGACGCGGACGACTCGCTGCTCGCCCGGCTGCCGTCCACGCTTCCGTACGACGGCCCCGAGCCGCGTTCCGATGACCTCGTGCAACTGCTGTACACCTCGGGCACCACCGCCCTGCCCAAGGGCGCGATGATGACGCACCGGGCGCTGGTCCACGAGTACCTGAGCGCGATCACCGCGCTCGACTTCAGTGCGGGGGACCGCCCCGTCCACGCGCTGCCCCTCTACCACTCGGCGCAGATGCACGTCTTCCTGCTGCCGTACATCGCCGTCGGCGCGACGAACATCGTCCTCGACGCGCCCGACGGCGACCGGATCCTCGACCTGGTCGAGGCCGGACGCGCGGACAGCCTGTTCGCGCCGCCCACGGTCTGGATCGGGCTGGCCGGGCGCCCCGACTTCGCCACCCGCGACCTGGGCGGACTGCGCAAGGCGTACTACGGCGCGTCGATCATGCCGGTGCCGGTCCTGGAACGCCTGCGGGAGCGCCTGCCGCGACTCGCCTTCTACAACTGCTTCGGCCAGAGTGAGATCGGCCCCCTGGCCATGGTGCTCGGGCCCGACGAGCACAAGGGCCGCATGGACTCCTGCGGCCGGCCGGTGCTGTTCGTGGACGCCCGCGTCGTCGACGAGGAAGGCAACGACGTGCCCGACGGCACGCCGGGCGAAATCGTCTACCGCTCACCGCAGTTGTGCGAGGGCTACTGGGACCGCCCCGAGGAGACCGCGGAGGCGTTCCGCGCGGGCTGGTTCCGCTCCGGCGACCTCGCCGTACGCGACCCGCACGGCTACTACACGGTGGTCGACCGGGTGAAGGACGTCATCAACTCCGGTGGCGTCCTGGTGGCTTCGCGCCAGGTCGAGGACGTCCTGTACACGCACCCGGGTGTCGCCGAGGCGGCCGTGGTCGCGCTCCCCGACGAGCGGTGGATCGAGGCGGTCACCGCGTTCGTGGTCCCGTGCGGCGAGGTCACGGAGGCCGGTCTGATCGCCCACGCCCGTGAGAAGCTCGCGTCGTTCAAGGTTCCCAAGAAAGTGATCTTCGTGGAGGAACTGCCGCGCAACGCCAGCGGGAAGATCCTCAAGAGGGAACTGCGCGACCGGTTCACCGCGCGGTGA
- a CDS encoding serine hydrolase, producing the protein MTTDGAAGRAAAGGLTRRQLGRGTMALGGALALAALPAGPAAAAPANGSPTLRYGSPERAGLLAAPLRQLVEDAEAFLGPSPTHPWYAGAVLLAGRGGTVALHEPIGMAVRYSAYDEKTDTAVEFPADRRIPMTRDTVFDLASVSKLFTSLLAVQQLERGTLELEGRVASYLPDFGRAGKQDVTIRQLLTHTSGFRAWIPLYDAPTYEGKLELLRNEALINPPGTAYLYSDLNMISMQLVLESVTGQTLDTLLHERITGPLGLDRTRYNPPASWKPRIAATEDARKPWSGLDRGLVWGEVHDENAFSLGGVAGHAGVFSCAWDLAVLGRTLLNGGAYGRTRVLRPESVELMFTDFNTAFPGDAHGLGFELHQHWYMGAMATPRTAGHTGFTGTSLVLDPTTDSFLIVLGNSVHPVRNWRSGSAPRVATGNDLARAVPVRATRGRTAWFSGMASSTTATLALPSLDTSAGGARLRCDLWWDTEPGSDVLVLECTTDGGATWQPVPFTTTHRGEEPERHPTGIATGYSGRVWHGLTADLPAAGRLTLRWRYTTDRLYVGRGAYVDAQRVETGRAVLFDEARPADSSRIEAKGWTASAD; encoded by the coding sequence ATGACGACCGACGGCGCGGCAGGCAGAGCAGCAGCAGGCGGGCTGACACGCCGCCAACTGGGCAGGGGCACGATGGCATTGGGTGGCGCATTGGCGCTCGCGGCCCTGCCCGCGGGACCGGCCGCCGCCGCCCCGGCGAACGGCAGCCCCACCCTGCGGTACGGATCCCCCGAGCGGGCCGGTCTGCTGGCCGCCCCGCTGCGCCAACTCGTCGAGGACGCGGAGGCGTTCCTCGGCCCGTCCCCCACGCACCCCTGGTACGCGGGAGCCGTGCTGCTCGCCGGGCGCGGCGGGACCGTGGCGCTGCACGAGCCGATCGGCATGGCGGTGCGCTACTCGGCGTACGACGAGAAGACCGACACCGCCGTGGAGTTCCCGGCGGACCGGCGGATCCCGATGACCCGGGACACCGTCTTCGACCTGGCCTCGGTCTCCAAGCTGTTCACCTCGCTGCTCGCGGTGCAGCAGCTCGAACGGGGCACGCTGGAACTGGAGGGCAGGGTCGCGTCCTACCTCCCGGACTTCGGCCGGGCGGGCAAGCAGGACGTCACCATCCGCCAACTCCTCACCCACACCTCGGGATTCCGCGCCTGGATCCCGCTGTACGACGCGCCGACGTACGAGGGGAAACTCGAACTCCTCCGCAACGAGGCCCTGATCAACCCGCCCGGCACCGCGTACCTGTACTCGGACCTGAACATGATCTCCATGCAACTGGTCCTGGAGTCGGTCACCGGGCAGACCCTCGACACCCTGCTGCACGAGCGGATCACCGGGCCGCTCGGCCTCGACCGCACCCGCTACAACCCGCCCGCCTCCTGGAAGCCGCGGATCGCGGCCACCGAGGACGCCCGCAAACCCTGGTCGGGCCTGGACCGCGGCCTGGTGTGGGGCGAGGTGCACGACGAGAACGCGTTCAGCCTCGGCGGGGTGGCGGGGCACGCGGGCGTCTTCTCCTGCGCGTGGGACCTCGCGGTCCTGGGCCGTACGCTGCTCAACGGCGGCGCGTACGGGCGTACCCGCGTCCTGCGGCCGGAGTCGGTGGAGCTGATGTTCACCGACTTCAACACCGCCTTCCCCGGTGACGCGCACGGCCTCGGCTTCGAGCTCCACCAGCACTGGTACATGGGCGCGATGGCCACTCCGCGCACCGCGGGGCACACCGGGTTCACCGGCACGTCGCTGGTCCTCGACCCGACCACCGACTCGTTCCTGATCGTCCTCGGCAACTCCGTGCACCCGGTGCGCAACTGGCGCTCCGGCTCCGCTCCGCGGGTCGCCACCGGCAACGACCTGGCACGGGCCGTACCGGTCCGTGCGACGCGGGGCCGCACGGCGTGGTTCTCCGGGATGGCGAGTTCCACGACGGCGACCCTGGCCCTCCCCTCGCTCGACACCTCCGCGGGCGGCGCCCGGCTGCGGTGCGACCTGTGGTGGGACACCGAGCCCGGATCGGACGTGCTCGTCCTGGAGTGCACGACGGACGGCGGCGCCACCTGGCAGCCGGTGCCGTTCACCACGACGCACCGTGGGGAGGAGCCGGAGCGGCACCCGACGGGCATCGCCACCGGCTACTCGGGCCGGGTCTGGCACGGCCTCACGGCCGACCTCCCGGCGGCCGGACGGCTGACCCTGCGCTGGCGGTACACGACGGACCGCCTGTACGTGGGTCGCGGTGCCTACGTCGACGCCCAGCGGGTCGAGACCGGCCGCGCCGTCCTGTTCGACGAGGCGCGCCCGGCGGACTCGTCCCGTATCGAGGCGAAGGGCTGGACGGCCTCCGCGGACTGA
- a CDS encoding VWA domain-containing protein — MPTTRATAHRAALLALAFLLALCGAAPAAAADPPVPRDDIYRSLKVDDVPAAYVVLVDVSSSMQDRGPDGVPLYTTVKRRLADFLDSLTPADQVAVVTFGRATGVVHPMSPANRTDGLFTKELPQSAKESASDHGAALDAAADQLDRSTAPVGAVLMLTDGAVNAPGSPFAKLGSTAWQRLKSRFAALGEDRKIMGYGLPLAEGTGVAEVLGGAFGAPRILPVDPTALGSQLSAAKDQVRTQKAVSLLRADQGGAVTVSVAGEGVSGAGGAHVAVATGDRTGARTRKLRVTLESKATHVPLTVRLTATGDTGGPRLTPDGPTAPVTLRPGEKKTVPMTLTWRQEARFSLFPGAGDFRERVGLRAEISSAWTTTVRGSLGESKFSTGEPVVTALDLRGTVPGRPPGWLYPLVLLVLLLGSALVWRVHRQRNPELGGLLVVTDLRTGNRQTIPLRGREVSEETDAGQVRARITVRGRQEAGRAVLVLRCERDAPRAGGERLRDTGTCELGKSTVLCGIGFSHETENEAAVLQ, encoded by the coding sequence ATGCCCACCACCCGGGCCACGGCCCACCGAGCCGCGCTGCTCGCCCTCGCCTTCCTGCTGGCCCTGTGCGGCGCGGCGCCCGCCGCGGCCGCGGACCCACCGGTGCCACGCGACGACATCTACCGCTCGCTGAAGGTCGACGACGTCCCGGCGGCCTACGTCGTCCTCGTCGACGTCTCCAGCTCCATGCAGGACCGGGGCCCGGACGGCGTACCGCTCTACACCACGGTCAAGCGGCGCCTGGCCGACTTCCTCGACTCGCTGACGCCCGCCGACCAGGTGGCCGTCGTCACCTTCGGCCGGGCCACCGGGGTCGTCCACCCGATGTCCCCGGCGAACCGCACCGACGGCCTGTTCACCAAGGAACTCCCCCAGTCCGCCAAGGAGTCGGCGAGCGACCACGGCGCCGCGCTGGACGCCGCCGCCGACCAGCTCGACCGCAGCACGGCCCCGGTCGGGGCGGTGCTGATGCTCACCGACGGCGCCGTCAACGCGCCGGGCAGCCCGTTCGCCAAGCTGGGCAGCACGGCCTGGCAGCGGCTGAAGTCGCGCTTCGCCGCACTGGGCGAGGACCGCAAGATCATGGGCTACGGGCTTCCGCTCGCCGAGGGCACCGGGGTCGCCGAGGTGCTTGGCGGCGCCTTCGGCGCCCCGCGCATCCTGCCGGTCGACCCCACGGCCCTCGGCTCGCAGCTCAGCGCCGCCAAGGACCAGGTCCGCACGCAGAAGGCGGTGTCCCTGCTCCGCGCCGACCAGGGCGGCGCGGTCACCGTGTCGGTCGCCGGGGAGGGCGTGAGCGGAGCGGGCGGCGCACATGTCGCCGTGGCCACCGGGGACCGCACCGGCGCCCGCACCCGGAAGCTGCGGGTGACGCTGGAGTCGAAGGCCACGCACGTGCCGCTGACGGTCCGGCTGACGGCCACCGGGGACACCGGCGGTCCGCGGCTGACCCCGGACGGACCCACCGCGCCCGTCACCCTGCGCCCGGGTGAGAAGAAGACCGTGCCGATGACGCTGACCTGGCGTCAGGAGGCCCGGTTCAGCCTGTTCCCCGGCGCCGGCGACTTCCGGGAGCGGGTGGGCCTGCGCGCCGAGATCTCCTCGGCGTGGACGACGACGGTCCGCGGTTCCCTCGGCGAGTCGAAGTTCTCCACCGGCGAGCCGGTCGTCACCGCGCTGGACCTGCGGGGCACCGTGCCCGGACGGCCGCCCGGCTGGCTCTACCCCCTCGTACTGCTCGTCCTGCTGCTGGGCTCCGCCCTCGTCTGGCGGGTCCACCGGCAGCGCAACCCCGAACTCGGCGGGCTGCTGGTCGTCACCGACCTACGGACCGGGAACCGGCAGACGATCCCGCTGCGCGGCCGGGAGGTCAGCGAGGAGACGGACGCCGGGCAGGTGCGGGCCCGGATCACCGTACGCGGCCGGCAGGAGGCCGGACGCGCGGTCCTCGTCCTGCGGTGCGAACGCGACGCCCCGCGCGCGGGCGGGGAGCGGCTGCGCGACACCGGCACCTGTGAGCTGGGCAAGTCCACCGTGCTGTGCGGCATCGGGTTCTCCCACGAGACGGAGAACGAGGCGGCCGTCCTTCAGTGA
- a CDS encoding serine/threonine-protein kinase, giving the protein MVMPLDPDGDPAEAAGFRLLGRLGTGGFGTVYLGRRPGDRHGPDTLAAVKLLKHEFTEDAQHMQRFHQESKALERCRGARIPELLALDFAAGRRPTLATRFIPGLSLYRVVEAHGGPLPRDTVHTLAAELLDTLGTAHRKGLLHRDLHPGNILLTHDGPWIIDFGLTRIRGQRVTLTLDMVIGQPHFCAPEQVRGLARTGLATDVFAFAGIVLYALTGHPPYTAEDDARAMLVRRVSGAAPDLSRLPDDATGRLIRACLAEDPADRPHLDEVVDGFGRPGALRLPEGVGRTLTAYRTELRDFLAGVGNAADLTVPFRPGRRSWSAGVGEWPQCVVATEEDGVVVADGGGAVRWLDAATGAEKVCRPDFTAPVQLCADGDVLLVCDADGRLESWDTREHRLWWSSTAGGLAQARVLLRGRSVFLGDATGRLHHFDAVTRRLWWETDPLTDTSGAPAVPVVVGARQVYLSAVRGAEILAVDDEDGALAWKAPVRLPAPVLAPPLPLEEHLVVADGEGTLRCLAAVDGSAVWEVRLGAPVVAAPVRVLDTVVVGDVAGTVHCLGAATGEPVWRAHHGEREEFFALCSDGAAVYAGGWSGRLHLLDAADGASLQSFDLGGQILATACSPGANSIHAASSGGTLHTLPAAAVR; this is encoded by the coding sequence ATGGTGATGCCCCTGGACCCGGACGGGGATCCGGCGGAGGCCGCCGGGTTCCGGCTGCTGGGCAGACTGGGCACGGGCGGGTTCGGCACGGTCTACCTCGGCCGGCGGCCCGGCGACCGGCACGGGCCGGACACGCTGGCGGCCGTGAAGCTGCTCAAGCACGAGTTCACCGAGGACGCCCAGCACATGCAGCGCTTCCACCAGGAGAGCAAGGCGCTGGAACGGTGCAGGGGCGCGCGGATCCCCGAGCTGCTCGCGCTCGACTTCGCGGCCGGCCGGCGGCCCACGCTGGCCACCCGGTTCATCCCCGGTCTGTCGCTGTACCGGGTCGTGGAGGCGCACGGCGGCCCGCTGCCCCGCGACACGGTGCACACGCTCGCCGCCGAACTCCTCGACACCCTCGGCACCGCGCACCGCAAGGGGCTGCTGCACCGGGACCTGCACCCGGGGAACATCCTGCTGACCCACGACGGGCCGTGGATCATCGACTTCGGGCTCACCCGGATCCGCGGCCAGCGGGTCACGCTCACCCTCGACATGGTCATCGGGCAGCCCCACTTCTGCGCCCCCGAACAGGTGCGGGGGCTGGCCAGGACCGGGCTCGCGACCGATGTCTTCGCCTTCGCCGGCATCGTCCTGTACGCCCTCACCGGCCACCCGCCGTACACCGCAGAGGACGACGCGCGGGCCATGCTGGTGCGCCGGGTGAGCGGGGCCGCGCCCGATCTGTCCAGGCTGCCGGACGACGCCACGGGCCGACTGATCCGTGCCTGTCTGGCCGAGGATCCGGCCGACCGCCCCCACCTGGACGAGGTCGTCGACGGCTTCGGCCGGCCGGGGGCACTGCGGCTGCCCGAGGGGGTGGGCCGCACCCTGACCGCGTACCGCACCGAACTGCGGGACTTCCTGGCCGGGGTGGGCAACGCCGCGGATCTGACGGTGCCGTTCCGTCCGGGGCGGCGCAGTTGGAGCGCCGGTGTCGGGGAGTGGCCGCAGTGCGTCGTGGCCACCGAGGAGGACGGGGTGGTCGTGGCCGACGGCGGGGGCGCGGTGCGCTGGCTGGACGCGGCCACGGGCGCGGAGAAGGTGTGCCGGCCGGACTTCACGGCTCCGGTGCAGCTGTGCGCGGACGGCGACGTGCTGCTGGTGTGCGACGCCGACGGGCGGCTGGAGTCCTGGGACACCCGGGAGCACCGCCTGTGGTGGTCCTCGACGGCGGGCGGACTCGCCCAGGCGCGGGTGCTGCTGCGCGGGCGGAGCGTGTTCCTCGGCGACGCGACCGGCCGGCTGCACCACTTCGACGCGGTGACCCGGCGTCTGTGGTGGGAGACCGATCCGCTCACCGACACCTCGGGCGCCCCGGCCGTCCCGGTGGTGGTCGGGGCCCGGCAGGTGTACCTGTCGGCCGTGCGGGGCGCGGAGATCCTCGCCGTCGACGACGAGGACGGCGCCCTGGCCTGGAAGGCACCGGTACGGCTGCCGGCCCCGGTCCTGGCGCCGCCGCTGCCGCTGGAGGAGCACCTGGTGGTCGCGGACGGCGAGGGCACGCTGAGGTGCCTCGCGGCCGTCGACGGTTCCGCCGTGTGGGAGGTCCGGCTCGGCGCGCCGGTGGTGGCCGCGCCGGTCAGGGTGCTCGACACGGTGGTCGTCGGGGACGTCGCGGGCACGGTCCACTGCCTGGGCGCGGCGACCGGCGAGCCGGTCTGGCGCGCGCACCACGGGGAGCGCGAGGAGTTCTTCGCCCTGTGCTCCGACGGGGCCGCGGTGTACGCGGGCGGCTGGAGCGGACGGCTCCATCTGCTGGACGCGGCGGACGGCGCGTCGCTCCAGAGCTTCGACCTGGGCGGCCAGATCCTGGCCACGGCCTGCTCCCCCGGCGCCAACAGCATCCACGCCGCCTCCTCGGGCGGCACCCTGCACACGCTGCCGGCCGCGGCGGTCCGGTAG
- a CDS encoding phytoene desaturase family protein produces MSAHQGHGTYDAVIVGGGHNGLVAAAYLARAGRSVLVLERLDHTGGAAVSTRPFAGVDARLSRYSYLVSLLPRKIVQDLGLDVRLRTRTISSYTPVERGGRPTGLLVGGGEERTREAFARLTGSDREWEAWQRFYGMTGRLARRVFPTLTEPLPTREELRRRVDDEEAWRILFEEPLGVAVEDRFADDLVRGVVLTDALIGTFADAHDPSLAQNRCFLYHVIGGGTGDWDVPVGGMGALTDALAAAARRAGAVIATGHEAVRVVSDGRAAEVTYRTRDGEGTVGARHVLVNASPQALAALTGEEPPEPAEGAQLKVNMLLKRLPRLRDTAVDPREAFAGTFHIAEGYRQLADAHARAAVGELPAAPPSEIYCHSLTDPTILGPGLVEQGYQTLTLFGLHTPARLFARDNDAVREELLKSTLAQLDAHLAEPLADCLATDADGRPCIEAKTPLDLERDLRLPGGNIFHRALSWPWAQEGTGRWGVETRQANVLLCGAGAVRGGGVSGVPGHNAAMAVLEERDD; encoded by the coding sequence ATGAGCGCACACCAGGGACACGGTACGTACGACGCCGTCATCGTCGGCGGAGGGCACAACGGGCTGGTCGCCGCCGCCTACCTGGCCCGGGCCGGACGGTCGGTGCTCGTGCTGGAGCGGCTGGACCACACCGGCGGCGCCGCCGTCTCCACTCGCCCGTTCGCCGGCGTGGACGCCCGGCTGTCCCGCTACTCGTACCTGGTCAGCCTGCTGCCCCGGAAGATCGTCCAGGACCTGGGCCTGGACGTCCGGCTGCGCACCCGCACGATCTCCTCGTACACGCCCGTCGAGCGCGGCGGACGGCCCACCGGACTCCTCGTGGGCGGCGGCGAGGAGCGCACCCGCGAGGCCTTCGCCCGGCTCACCGGCTCCGACCGCGAGTGGGAGGCCTGGCAGCGCTTCTACGGCATGACCGGACGCCTCGCCCGCAGGGTCTTCCCGACGCTCACCGAGCCGCTGCCGACCCGCGAGGAACTGCGCCGCCGCGTCGACGACGAGGAGGCCTGGCGGATCCTGTTCGAGGAGCCGCTCGGCGTCGCCGTGGAGGACCGCTTCGCCGACGACCTCGTACGGGGCGTGGTCCTCACCGACGCCCTCATCGGCACCTTCGCCGACGCCCACGACCCGTCCCTCGCGCAGAACCGCTGCTTCCTGTACCACGTGATCGGCGGCGGCACCGGCGACTGGGACGTGCCGGTCGGCGGTATGGGCGCCCTGACCGACGCGCTCGCCGCCGCGGCCCGCCGGGCCGGGGCCGTCATCGCCACCGGCCACGAGGCGGTACGGGTGGTGAGCGACGGGCGCGCGGCGGAGGTCACGTACCGCACCCGCGACGGCGAGGGCACCGTCGGCGCCCGGCACGTGCTGGTGAACGCCTCCCCGCAGGCCCTGGCCGCGCTGACCGGCGAGGAGCCGCCGGAGCCCGCCGAGGGCGCCCAGCTCAAGGTGAACATGCTGCTCAAGCGGCTGCCCAGGCTCCGGGACACCGCGGTCGACCCGCGCGAGGCCTTCGCCGGCACCTTCCACATCGCCGAGGGGTACCGGCAGCTCGCCGACGCCCACGCCCGGGCCGCCGTGGGCGAGCTGCCCGCCGCGCCGCCCTCCGAGATCTACTGCCACTCCCTGACCGACCCCACCATCCTCGGCCCCGGCCTGGTCGAACAGGGCTACCAGACACTCACCCTGTTCGGCCTGCACACCCCCGCCCGGCTCTTCGCCCGGGACAACGACGCCGTACGCGAGGAACTGCTGAAGTCCACGCTCGCGCAGCTCGACGCCCACCTCGCCGAACCACTCGCCGACTGCCTGGCCACCGACGCCGACGGCCGGCCCTGCATCGAGGCGAAGACCCCGCTGGACCTGGAACGGGACCTGCGTCTGCCCGGCGGCAACATCTTCCACCGCGCTCTGAGCTGGCCCTGGGCCCAGGAGGGCACCGGCCGCTGGGGCGTGGAAACCCGGCAGGCCAACGTCCTCCTGTGCGGCGCGGGCGCGGTACGCGGCGGAGGAGTCAGCGGCGTACCGGGCCACAACGCCGCGATGGCGGTACTCGAAGAGCGCGACGACTGA